The Choloepus didactylus isolate mChoDid1 chromosome 7, mChoDid1.pri, whole genome shotgun sequence genome segment AGCCACAGAGCCTTACCCAGAGCGTCCACATTCACCAGCAGCTAGTCTGGCTTCTCAAACTAGCCGGCGGGTTCGGCCAAGGCCTCCCCACGCCTCCCCTCATGTTTTAAGACCCAGGGTGGGGGTCCTCCAGCCAAGCCTGCCCTGGCACATCAGTACCACTCATGCCTGCCTGCCTCGGGCTCAGCAGGAGCCTGAAGGGGAGGAGACAGTCATGGGGGTACTGAGGGCTGGGTGGGGTGAGAACGGTGCCAACCTGACGGTGCCCGAGAAACGTTTGTCCTTCTGAGGGTCATAATTCTTCAAACTGATCTGCAGCTCCACCGTTTCTAAAAACCTTGGGAAAAAGGAACAAGGTTAACCAGTCCCCTGCTTCTCCGAACCTCGCCATTCCCCGGGGAAGCTCGCACTCACTTCCGGCGCTTGCGCTGGTTCCCGTGCAGGACTTCCCGCACCGCCTCGTAGAGGGTGTCGCGAGACACTTTGCTGCTGCGAGAGAGAAGGCGGACAAGCGCTCAGGACCCTCGGCGTGGTCAGAGACCTACAAGTCTCTAGGCTTCGAGACGGGGAGATGGCCGTGGATGACTCCACGGGGACATTCGGACACCAAGTCGAGCGGTTTGGACCCAGCAGTCAAAAGCTAAGCCCGGGGGAAGACGGACCCTCCTGGGGGCCTGGCTTGGCGCGGTAGTTGTTAACGCCGGACCTAGAGGGTAAGGAAACCCGCAGGCCTATCCccggcacacacacacacaaaatgcccCACGACGAAACCGGCGCAAGAACCCCCCATTCTGCCTGCAGGGTCCCCAATCCCGGCGGGTTGCCCAGAGGCGCGGATGGCCACCGATGGGCTCGTTTTGAAGCACATGACAAGCAAGCGAACTCACCTCATGGACCCTATTACCGCAGTAACCGAAAAAGAGGTTGGCAAAATTCGCGCATGCGCTCAAATAGGGCCGCCTGCTCTCGCGAGAGGCGCCTTTTCTCCATGGCCTACCTCCGGAGCGCGGCCGTCTGGGACCGCTGGAGGGCGTTGCCGCGCGTTGCTCCGGTAGACCCCCGCGGAGGACCGACCGGAGATACTACGTACAGTTCTGGGTGTCCCGCAGCACCCTGGGAATATCCCCATTCGCGCCAGTTGCTTCCGGGCCCTTAGGGAATCAGCTAGATCCAGGGTTCGAGCAACAGTCACACCTACTGGGTACTGCACCCTGAGGGTCGCTGAGAGCATGCAAGTCCTGGCAGATCCCTCAAACCTCCTCTGCCCACTTCCTCCCGCCTTCCACCCCACCTTCAGTTATTAAAAGCAGGCTTTACTTTATATTAGTGTTCAATTCCTTGCTCTTGATAACTGTACGTAAGGTGGTTACAGAAGTGAGTAtccttcttaggaaatgtacatggaagtattaagtgttgaaggagcatgatgtatacaacctactgtcaaatatttagaaaataaataggtagataggtggatggatagaagaatggcaaaatgttaaaagttggtggatctgggtatctggatggGGGTTGTGTTGGATTTCTTTGTatggattttgtatttttttagaaCTAtccagtaagtttgaaattatttcaaaataaacaagtttttaaaaatcatccaaggggaaaattaaaaaaaaagctggccTTATTCCTGGGCCTGACCTCCCTCCCTCATAATTTTGTTCTATTGGGACATATGCCTTCCTAGGAAGTTGTGGTGAGGAGGAAGTGAAGTGTCAAGAAAGTACTGTTTAAGGCCCCTCAATGCCTGCAGCAAgcaggagctgggaaggtggtGTCATGAACTTTCGCTGGTTAGTTGATAACAGTAACGTCCACCTATCAAATTTACTAAGAACAAGGCACCTAGCTAGGTGCTATgggtatataaatatgtaaaacagATATGCCCACCGCATCACCAACTATAAGGTGTCTTTTGTCCCCTTTACCCTGACCAATAGGCCCCATCTTCTTCTCAGCCACAGTAATTTCAGGAACCCTTCAAAATCCctcctcaaatgtcacctttccAAAAGCCTTCTCCAACTCCAGAATGAGTCACTCCTACCTTTAAACCCCCCATTCCCACCACCCTCAGTGGTCACTGCATGCATCACAGATCCCACAGGCAGCCTAACAGGTAGGGCTGGGGTGGGTGATATTATACATTAGCTGACTGACCCACAGAACTTGAACCACTCCACCCATATATTCAGAACTAACCCCCCTCCCATTCCCCCAGCTCCCAGAGCAATTTACCAGGAAAAAGATGTCCCTTGTCACTGACTGGGGAGGGGATTAGACAGGGGAGAGGGCTATCAACAAATACCCAGAGTTAATGAGAAGGCAGGCACCACTGCTTCTAATAAGGCACTATTGAACATCCTGCTTTTTATTAAATACCATTGATAAATTATTATTCaagtcagaaataaaaatacagaggGTCATAACATACACTTGAACACAAGAGATTTGTGCTGAGCACACAAGTGCCCCAGGGCTCCCAGAGTATCAAATATCTACTCTGGGTTTGCTTTGACCTGCTGAGGCCTATCAGAAAGTTTCCATCCCTGAGGCTTGACATAGAAGTGATAAGGAATAGGCTCAGGGTCAGCAGTCCTTGCAGTGATGGCTCATCAGCCCCCCTGAGGCCAGGAGGCCAAGATGTCCTCTCTGCAGCCTGGAGCAGGGAGGCAGGTGGTCCTTGGGATGGCCAGGCTCAGCCTTTACCCACAGACAAGGGGTCAGGGTGAGTTGGTGTGGGCGGACGTGTCCCTCAGGAAGCTGGTGAGGTTGCCCCTGGAGGGTAGCTCCTTGGTTGATGGTCAAGGGGCCAGGTGTCTCAAAGCGGCCTGCAGGGACTTCCTCAGGAAGGTGGTATTGCGCTCTAGGGCTGTAGCCAGGGCCATCTTCTGAGTCTCAGTGACCTGGGAAAAGGAAGAATCATGTCAGATCTCCAGTAGTCCATTCCTCCCCCTGCCCACAGGGGTTTAGAAGGGAGACAGCCAGCCAGGATGAAAGGATgacagggaggaagaggagaaggataCTGTCCCTGAGCAATCTTACTCACCCCAGTTAAGTAAGGTCTTTGGATTTGGGTGGACCTGGGGTCAAATACTAGCTGCACAACTCACCAAGCTGGTCACACTAATAGTTGACAATGACTGGGTGCTCACTATGTGGCAGCACTTTAAATGCATTAATCCTCACAgctcttccattttacagatgagaagacaggTTCAGAGACACGTAAACGAAGATGCCACCTTCCTTCTAGTCCACACTTTCTTCCTGACTTGTTGCTACAACCTTCTGACCGGTCTCCAGCCCCAGATCATCACTCTCCAATCCCCAGTCCTCCCAGAGGCCAGAGgcttctttctaaaatgcaaatccaacAAAATCACTCCTCAGCTAAAGGCCCTGAGATTGCTCCCCATGCCTCACATTGGAGGTCCTTCTGGGATCCAAAGAGGGTCCTCAGAGGATCTACAAGCCCCCTGAAATTGTGCCTAAGGTGTGTATTCCTATTTTCACTTTCCTAGGAGGGTCTACAGCTTTCCCCAAATCATTAAATGAATCTGTGATACCCTAATGAAAAGTAGAGAGTCAACAGCCAAGAACACTTGGTCTTCAGATCAAGTCCAAGCTCCTTGCCATGATATACAGGGCCCTCCATAAAATGCTACCTTGTCCTGGCagtatggccttgggcaagttagtttAAGCTGAGTCTtgatttccttgtctgtaaaatgaagataatattatCTCCCATAGGGTTGTCACATGGAATAAATGAGAAAGTTAATATATAAAGGGTTTAGAACAGTGTGTGAGGCAGAGCAAGGGCTATGTAAATATTAGTTATTCATATTTTAGCTCTCTAACCTCAGCCCCTAGCACCATCTACTCTCACTTTTTTAGGTCCCAGCCATAAAGAATTACTTGTAGACACTGCTTACCCTGTGTTTTCCTTTGCCTAGAATGTCCTTTCCCCTATAGCTGGCCCTTGACTAACTACCACTTGCCCTTCAAGAGTTAGGGGGCCTCTGCCAATTCCCAACCACAAATAAGGCTTAGTTGCCCCTTTCTTCCTCTGCCACCAAACAGCCCGTGCACACCTCTTACTCGGCTTCTAGCAGATATTACAATGATCTATTTatcttatctttcccttctcaCTAGCCCAAGGTGGAGAGAGAGGGTCACCTCAAGGAGAGGGGCTGCATTATGGTCACTGTTGATTCCCTAATGAGCACCTGGCCCATAGAAGCATTGGCTGGATGAATGAACTCATGAGCAGTTCCGGGTCTTGAACATGTGGTTTCCCTGGCGAACACTGAGGGTGTTACCCCTGGCAGACATATCTGTACACCCTCGTGACAGGCCCAGAGCAGCCCTGCCAGCAGAGGCTGGGCCCTCCCAGGCCAGTCCTCACGGCCCTATCAACACTCACGGAGGCCTGGTACTTGGTCAGCACTGTCAGCATGAGCTTGGCGTAAGCCATGGATGAGGCAGCTGCTGGCCCCTCTTCACAGAGCTTCTCCAGTAGGACACTGAACTTCTCAGGGGTCATCTCCACCTGCACCCATTGGGGAGATGGAGTGGTATAAGAAGAAAGGCCTGGGCTCTTCAATCTGCCAGCCCTGGATTCAATTCCCAAGTCTACCATTTCCTAGCTGGGTAACCCTGGGCAGGTCACTTCACAaagctgagcctcagtttctaaaTTTGTAAAGGAGGTGCTCATAATATTTGACTTTGAAGGCTACTGaaaaggattaaatgacataacaCTCATAAAGCCTGGCACACGTGtctcagaaaatgaaaaggctCAGATTAGGACCAAGGGGAGGCCAAGGATCCCTAGCCTGGCTCAGTGGTTGAAGATGTAAGGAGTTGGAGGTCTTGAGGGACACAACCAGCATAACAACAACAGCTCTTCCTAATAGAAGTTACCACTTAACAAACGCTTAATATGCGTAAGGCACCATTCTGAGCACTGTACATCAAGTATCTCACTTAAACCTCACCATAGTCTTACTGGTAGGTACTACAATTACTCGCCTTTCacggatgaagaaactgaggcataaagaggTTATACTGACTACCTAAgatataaacaaatgaatttaGGTCTCAATAAGGAAAAATCACCAAAATATACTGTTAAGGATAAAAAAGCAGGGTGTATAACACTgagtatatatatagatatacatggCATCTCTGGCAGGATTCCCCTGAGACTAACCCTGGTTAGCCCTGGGGAAGGGTCTCTGGATgcttttgaacttttaaaattgtGAGCCATATAAAGCTATTACctattcaaaaagaaaattaaatttaaatatactcATCAAAAAATACCTCCCCTAAGGCCACACAACTAGCAAGAGGGTGAGCTGGGATTTACCATGCTGTCAGCACTCTGCCACAGGCCTTTCAAGCCCCAGGACCCACCCACTGGCACAGGGCACTCCGCTATAGGGCAGCTGTCCTGTTTGCCCCTCCATCACTGAAGGAATCCGAAACCCAGGAGCCCAGTGCCACCCCCAGCAATGCAGCACTTCTTAGTCCACTCTTCCCAAAGCAGGTGGCTTACTTGTCGCTCCAGAAGTGACTGCAACACTGAGAAAGTCTCCTCCTTCCAGGATAGCTCCAAGATCTGACTGCAAAACAGAGGCCCCAGTGAGGAAAGCCCAGCCTCCCACCCCAAGCCTGGGTAACCACTGCACCTATCCTGAAAGGCAGGGCAAGGCCTGGAGAAGCTACATTCCCCAGCCAACAGAGGAAGCGGTCAGAGTGCCCCTGATGCCAGTAGCCACTGCAGCAGAGCCCATACTCAGTGCTGGGCAGGCCCCAACCCAAGGTCCTCAAGAGTTGACAATGGAAGACTTGATAAGTGAGATGTACAAAGATCCCCTAAATAACAACCAGAAGCCAAGGGTGCACCCTGGGTACAAAAGGCAAGGGAGACCCAGGGAAGAGGAGGTGGATGGAGTGAGATGACACACACGAGGGCTTCCTAAAGAAGGCTTTGCTGGCAGAGCCCAGTCCACAGTGATGCCCACTCCATCCATGCTATTCCTGCACAATCCTCATTGTGTTTGAAAAGGTAGCATGTCAGTGCAAACAGTAAGGCTTCATGGTGGACACACTTGGCTTTATcacttgctggctgtgtgacctttgccAAGTCCCTTAAcgtctctgagcttcagttctcTCGTCTCTAAGGTGGCAGcagcacctacctcataggacTACACAAACATTAACGGAGAGAATGCATGTAAAGCACAGAGACGCTTAATACTCAAATTTAGtaacaatttttgagcacttactaggtGCCAAATACTGTGCCCAACTCTTTAcatacatttttgcatttaatctCCAGAAAAATCCTAAAAAGcaaatattatccccatttttcatatgaagaaacaggttcagaaaaatgaaatcacTTGAGTTCACACAATTTAATAAAAGGCAAGGTTGAGATTTGAAGCCATATCTGTTTGACTCCAGAGCCAGTACTCCTAACCACTGTGCCATATTCCAAGTACACTGTGACCCACTCAAGGGCAGAGGCTGCCAGCCCGTTTTCCATGTTCCCCTAAGCACCTGGCAAGGAGCCAGCCCCCACACCTGGCAGAGGCTGGGGAGGGTTGCAACCAGGGCTTGGGAAGGTGCACAGGATGGCAGCCTGCATGGGCTCACAGGTAGGAAGGCACAAGCCAGTTTCAGGCAACAGTGAGAGGGGGGTTTGGCTGTGCCATTGCCTGTCTTTGAGGCACACGGCCTGGTGCCCAGCCCCCTCCTACCCCAGTGCCAGGAGCAGGCCTAgcctgggggaggtggggaggggaacaGCGTGGAGGTCTGTACTCACTCCAGCATTAGAACCTGTGTGTCTGGCTCCAGGGCCGCATCCTCCATAAGGCGACACAGACACTCTGTCTGAGGTGGACCTGGGTAGGGAAGAGTGGAGGGGAGGTCTGCGGGAAATGGCAGGGTAGGACAGGACTAGTGGGGGAAGAGATTGCCCAGTCTATTAGAGGGAGCATCATCAGGGAAGCAACACGTACCCTCCTGAATACCCTCCTCCTGCAAAGGCCACCCTGGGGTGAAGGGTACTGGAACAGAGGGCAAAGCTACAGGCTGGTTCCAGAGTTACCTGTGCCTGGGGCCTGGAGCACAGGGCCAAGGAGAGCTCTGCAGACAGGGTAGGTATACTTGGCACAAAAGGCAGTAAGGGCAGTTGTGAGTAGGCGGGAGGCTGAGGAAGTCAGGGAGAGGATCTTCAGCCAGAGGGGAGGAAAACATTAATtaatccatttcttctttccttcaataaatgtttattacagAGGAAAACCAAACAAGATCTTTTATCTGGGACTCATACAAACCAACcatcagaaaagacacagagcaccccactcagcaccccctgcccccaaTTCCCAAATCCCTGAAAGCCcactgatcagtctctggaaggGTTCTGGGTCCTTCAAGGCAGGAGTTAGATGCCATATGTGTAGACAGCCTGGGAGGCCATGCCCTGCCAGTGAGCAGGCATCCTTTCCTTGCCTCAGCTGCCCAGACAGGCCAGCTGCCTGTAAGGCAAGGCTTGGAACCCCCTCTCCCAAGCACTACCCTCTGAGGGCTCAGAATCTTTCCCCCACTGTCCCTGGCATTCCTAAGTGCTTCCCAATGCACCTACCCGTTCAAGAAAGAGGTTCCTGGTCAGCACAGTAGCACTGCTGAAGCTAAGATCTGGTGAAAGGGCCAGCAGCCAGGTGCAGAGCTGCAGGACACCAGAGTCCGAGAGCTGGGGGAGCTGCAACTGGGCACACAGCAGGTCCATCTGTCAACAGGGGCATGCATGGGCAAGAGGGTGAGCAGAATAGGAGAGAAGATCAATGTACAGGGACACTCTGTCTTGCTAGGCTGTCTCAAGCCATCTGGGCAGCAGAAGGGGCAAGATAAGGGCATCCTGGTGTAAGGTAAGCCTGGgagagctgccccagaggagaGGAACTAAGGCTAAAAGAAACCACTCAGGATGGCCTCTTGCCCCTCAGGAATAGAAAAACATCAAACTCCCTACCCCAAATTCTCAAATGAGGTTGGGAAACAAACTTAAATGGGAAATTGTGTGTcttagggtggggggtggggaggctgtgACCTCAGCCTAGGCAGCCTTTCTGGACTCACCTGGCTGGGACTACATTCGTGGAGAAGCTGCAGCTCAACCGGTGGGGTGTTCTCCAGGCCCTGTGGAGGTAAGCCCAATGTTGGGGCTTGCAGGCTAACCCTTCAACTGACAGAAGTGGCGGCAGAGATCCCTAGAAGGTACTCCCAGAGGAGAGGAACTTGCCCAGGGTTAGATGGCATATCAACACTTGGGCCAAGAAAAGTCCCTGCAGTGACTGTCCTCAGACGTCCACTCCACCCCATGTCCCCCTACCCTCCCACCAGCCTGTGCCTCAGTGCACTGGGGCTTCCCTGGGCATGGCTGAAGTCCTAGACAGAAGGTGAAAGAAGGGCTATGGCAAGCAGGGCAGGAGCCTGTCACCTCTCTGGAGGTCTTCAGCAGCTGCTGCAGCCTGGGAACCTGGTCCTGGGGAGGAGAACCCAGTCATTGCCAAGTCTCTATCCCCATAGGCCCCACCCCTTcaccctgccacacacacacatacacacagagcaCAGCCCCAAGTCCAGTCCTGGCTCCCTCTCTTGAGAAGGCTCCAGACCAGTGGGAGCTACTGAGCAAAGAAGTGTCAAGAGAGCCAAGAACATGAAGCCTATGCTTGAAAAAGGTGCTTAAGAACCCGAAGTAGACAAGGCCAATGTGAAATCCAGCTGTCTGGACTAGTTGTCTCTGCATCTACCCACAATGGGAGAAGACCCAAGCTTGGGCTGGGAGGGCAGGCTGGATGCTGACATGATCTCCCACCCCTGGATGAGGTGGCAGAAGTAGCTCCAGAGCCTCTCCTCTTGCCTGGCACCCTGTAACTCCATGTTACAGATCATTAGGACAAGTGTTTTCCACCTCCAACAACTCCCTTGCCATCTCCTCCTTGTAATCTGTGGAGAGAAGATGACATTCTCTCAACCTCTCCCACCTTCCCCTTGCTCCCCAGACCACAGGATCATCCCAATGGGGAAACAGTGTCCCCATCAGCTTTTGTCACGGACAAACCCTCCCCTCCTGAAGGAGCACTGCAAACTCAGTCTCTCCACCTTAATACCTGGATAGCTTTGGGCAACTCCGAACTCTCAGCTCGGCCATTAGCATCCTCCAGACTCTGACCAGCCTCATCAGTGTCAGCTCCCACAACGGGCTGCTTCTTAATAGGTGATGCACCCCCTCCACTTGCCAGGGAGCCCAGTGATTCACGTTCAGATCTCCCCTCCTCACAagcttcctcctccttctcctccatttCTAAACACCGGAATCTTTTGGGAGCCTTCTCCCTCTCAGGACTGGCAGGCTCTTGTTCTGGCTTCTTTCGACGTGTCCCAGGCTGCTGGGAAccgtttccttccttcccctcttccttctccacTTCCTCCTCTTCGGGGTCTGAAGCCTGGGGCAATTTCAATCTCCTGCCTCCCTGACCCAGCTGCCTACACAGGCCTTGGAGCTGATTCTGGCACCTTTGGGACAGTGGGGAGGCTCCCTTGTCAGACACCTCAACCCCCAGATCCCTTCGCAGCAATTTCCCCAGGGCCCAGAGCCAGGTATCGGGGTCAGGCCCTGTATGCTGCTGGGCAATCTGCAGCACAGGGAGGAGCCTGCTTTCAGGGAGAGATGACCGGACAGCCATCAGCAAGGACATCAGGTTCCTCTGGCATAACTGGGGCAATCGCAGCAGCAGTGGTTTCCTAGGGATCAGAGGGAGAGCAACAGTTAAGAGCACCTAGCAGAAAGGAGCAAAGGGCAGACTGGTAGGACGAGGGACTGGAGAGAGGCTGGGGTGCCTAAGCACTGGGAGGCAGTACCTGCTAGAGTCAGTGCAGATAGACTGGGAGACAACATGATAGTCTTCATTGAGCATCTATCATATGCCAGGGACttctcaaaaatttttttgaCATCTCCTATTTCCACTCAAAAATTCATGTTGGAACCTACTCTATAAAAGACCTGTGATTGttttatgtaaaagaaaaaaaaaaaaagacctttccCAAACttgttgtaaaaataatactCTAGGATGTTGTGCAATGCTTAAGTATGTGACCCTGTGGCTCCCCTTGGCCATCCCCCAAAACTCTCAGGGTTACTCATTTTTCCAGCTCTGATTCTCCTTTCATGCAACTGTGAGTTCCTGAAAGGCAGAGGTATTGTCTTCTTCCTGGGTCCCAGTATCTAGCAAAGTACCACCCCCTAGCAGGCACTAGTGCACGTTAATTGAATGAATTAACGCTCTGAGAATAAGTATCCAGAGATCAAGCCAGGGCTGTAGACagagaaggcttcacagaggataTGGGAAACAAAAGGGAAATCAGATAATAACTTTCATTATATCTCTATACAGTTTCCAAACAGTATTCACAGAGGCAAAGAGGGAGGAGTGTGCTGAGGGtgttgtggtttttgttttttttttttttttggaacccCAGGGGGTAAGAGTAGAATAAATGCTCCAAggatttttaacctttttatgtATCAGATTAAGtcttaaatgcataaaatgaaatagataggattacaaaggaaaccaattatACTGAAGTACAGTTCTATCCAGGAACCATAGGTTAAACATCTCCTTCCCTTATTCTGTCCCGAAAAAGCCAAACAGTTGGACGAACATGTCTATAGACTCCAATATGGAGATTCAGGAAGTTCTCCTGACCCACCtcttgaaagaaatttaaagtggagtgagggaagaaaatattagaacttacatttccatgtatttatctaaaagataagaaattaagcattacaaatatttaatatatggaTTGGCCCTACATTCAGGGGGAGGGGTATCCAAGAAAAAGAGTGAAAGGCACACAACTAGGGGCTAGGACACCTCACTTGGCTTTCTGTGATTTCAGTTAGCTGTCTGGTTAAGTGCATTTA includes the following:
- the FANCE gene encoding Fanconi anemia group E protein isoform X2, whose product is MATPRTEDAVSAPWSQLDAPARLLLQALQAGPEGARGGLGVLRTLGSRRGEPFDWDRFLEALCREEPVVEGPDCRLELKPLLLRLPQLCQRNLMSLLMAVRSSLPESRLLPVLQIAQQHTGPDPDTWLWALGKLLRRDLGVEVSDKGASPLSQRCQNQLQGLCRQLGQGGRRLKLPQASDPEEEEVEKEEGKEGNGSQQPGTRRKKPEQEPASPEREKAPKRFRCLEMEEKEEEACEEGRSERESLGSLASGGGASPIKKQPVVGADTDEAGQSLEDANGRAESSELPKAIQDQVPRLQQLLKTSREGLENTPPVELQLLHECSPSQMDLLCAQLQLPQLSDSGVLQLCTWLLALSPDLSFSSATVLTRNLFLERILSLTSSASRLLTTALTAFCAKYTYPVCRALLGPVLQAPGTGPPQTECLCRLMEDAALEPDTQVLMLDQILELSWKEETFSVLQSLLERQVEMTPEKFSVLLEKLCEEGPAAASSMAYAKLMLTVLTKYQASVTETQKMALATALERNTTFLRKSLQAALRHLAP
- the FANCE gene encoding Fanconi anemia group E protein isoform X1, with product MATPRTEDAVSAPWSQLDAPARLLLQALQAGPEGARGGLGVLRTLGSRRGEPFDWDRFLEALCREEPVVEGPDCRLELKPLLLRLPQLCQRNLMSLLMAVRSSLPESRLLPVLQIAQQHTGPDPDTWLWALGKLLRRDLGVEVSDKGASPLSQRCQNQLQGLCRQLGQGGRRLKLPQASDPEEEEVEKEEGKEGNGSQQPGTRRKKPEQEPASPEREKAPKRFRCLEMEEKEEEACEEGRSERESLGSLASGGGASPIKKQPVVGADTDEAGQSLEDANGRAESSELPKAIQDQVPRLQQLLKTSREGLENTPPVELQLLHECSPSQMDLLCAQLQLPQLSDSGVLQLCTWLLALSPDLSFSSATVLTRNLFLERILSLTSSASRLLTTALTAFCAKYTYPVCRALLGPVLQAPGTGPPQTECLCRLMEDAALEPDTQVLMLDQILELSWKEETFSVLQSLLERQVEMTPEKFSVLLEKLCEEGPAAASSMAYAKLMLTVLTKYQASKEASGLWEDWGLESDDLGLETGQKVVATSQEESVD